The Sparus aurata chromosome 15, fSpaAur1.1, whole genome shotgun sequence genomic interval GAGACAGCTGAAAGTGTTCATGACGAAACAGCACAACACCACAGATGTTTGAAAGAATAAAGAGGACAAGAGGAACGAAAGAGATTCAGTCAGGCGCTACaaaagtactgagagctgaacacactgacatttaaaaatgccTTTCCCTCACGTGTCCTGCACAGACGTGAGTTCAGGGTCGATTTGAGGGGGAGACGAGTGCTTGTTGCAGGTTGACTGCAGTCGAGAGTCGTCACTGCGGCTCGCTTGGAGGCTGGGCAGGCTTGGCTTGGCCCTACTGTGGAGCAGCTCCATCACCGGCGCGGAGCAGATCAGCTCAGCACACTAAAACTGGtaatggaaaagcaaatcagtGCCAAAAGTGTCAACGggaaaacaacataaatgtatgtataactCTGCTCCAAGCTGCAGGGGTGGAGCAACTGGGAGTTCTAGATCACCTGAAGGAATATTTTTCTACATCAGTAATGAGAGGCAGCTGCTCACCTGACCCCTGTTTGCTAACAtgagtttatttaattttattttgggatgGCAAAACTAGCTGTTGTTATGACCCTTGGTCATATGGGATGCTGTCAATCTCCCTCCACTCATctcagtgcgtgtgtgtgtttgtatgtgtgtgtttgtgtgtgtgtgtgtactattGGTGTTTGAACTGGAGTAAATAGGCTGGGCCTCCCGACTGGTCATTTGTAGGTGATTGACGACAGCTTTCTTAAAACCCCAGCTGGTGACCCTCCTCCTCCGtttctcctcttccacctccaaGAAAGCTCCAAGTGTTCTGTGTTCGTGTATGTTAAATTAATCTTTGAGTAATAAGGAGCTAGCTTGTTGTTAGATTTGCCAATTGTGAGGTAAATCTTGATGGTTCGGACAGTCTGGTGTTGTGAAGAGACGGTTAAAGTGCATACTTGGGAGTGCGAAAAGTGGGCAGTCACAGCATGCTATGTCCCGGTTCCCCTAGAACAGGATCGTAACACTCTTGTTTGCGTAGCAGTAGTATTGGATTGCCGTTGGCTGCTCACATTTATTACCTCCTTGTTCTGCAGACAAACATCCTCATCctgcacacacatttacagtcaTAATGTGTAATAAACTGGTTAAAGAACACCGCTGCCTCCCGTGCTTTCATGTGAGCCCCGACGGAGAGATCTGCAATGTACTGGTAAACCGGTAATTTACATCAGCTTACACCTTTTGATCTCACCGTTTATGTGAACATGGTTTCATGCAGGTTACTTTTTAAACACTATCATCGCCTGGAGTGTTGTTTTAATTGGCGCTTGATGAAGGTGTGAGATATGATGAATGGGCGTTGATATCAAAATGATGATACTCTGTTGGATTTTTTCAAaggactctttttttttgctgttagATACAAAAAGAAGACAAAGCTCTGTCGACATGATAGAAGATAAAAGATTTTTTACATGCCATTAATCAGCTGTTCTGAGTTTACAGAGGGGTCGCTGTCAAGCTGATGTTTTCCTGCTTTTAGCTTATCAGAAACGCTTCACGACTCGAGAAGACGACAACGCGGTCACCTGCTCAGACTTGCAGCAGGAGTGGAGAACAGCCTGGGGAAGTGATCGTGATAGCTGCACGGAGGGAGCCAGCATTGGGTGTCACAAAAGGTGAGTCACAGTGGGGCGGCTCAAGGAAAAGAAACTCCCTGTGACTTAAAGCACACGTTACTTAATCTACACACACCCAGACTGAAGACGCACAACTCAACAATGGTGCAGATATCTTGTTCTTCACAGCCCTTTTCAGGCAAACTACCAGAGGTGTTTTCAGTCATATTAAAGGAGCAGAGATTCTGCATATCCTTGTTACATATCACGCAGTGTATGACAGAATATTATGATGGCTTTAATGTAGTGTCCTATTGTTCTTGTTAGGTCATATGGCAGATGAGGCCCGAAACAGAATCATTCAATGAGCTCAAAGCAAATATCCACTTTTGCTAATCATTTTTTCATCTCCTTGGAATATCTATTATTCCTTAattatcatatcattattattattattattatgaccaTTATCATTTCATTTCCTGACATTATCTCAGTGAGACCCAGAAGAAATGACCTCTCATGTGTTTCTGACAGTCATTAAATTAAGTTGCTGCGGATGGATTTAATTACCGataagaaagaagaagaagagaaacacactcaagtGACTCCACACTAGTCTTTAGTCTGTGGAGCTAAATTAAAAAGATTCTATCTGTTCACTCTGTTGGAgacttaaaggaatagtttgacattttgggaaacagcCTTATTGGCTTCATTAGTAGAAGGGAAATAAGAAGAGGGAGACCAcaatcacacattcacactcattCATGGAGCTACAGATAGAAGCCTGTGAGCTTAGCTTAGGTTAGCGCAAAGACAACAGTGGGAAACAGATTGACTTTCCAATGCTTTTACACTTTTGTTCCAAAAATTCCGGCAGACCTCATGCGGAAACATGGTGggtggtgcctgctcaggcctgtgagagctgaccaatcaaagcagactgggcttttagGGAGGAAGgcattaaagagacaggcactaaaaaGGAGAGGTCAGACTGAGGGTGAATGGAGGTGCCGCAGCAACGGACAGtatgagaataataataataaaaataaagcatgtgaaggtttttttttttagaaaaaagaatgaacttgtaaacaaacataatGTGGGAACTTTAATAAATGAGTTTCATAGGTGTTTTTGTCATCCCTGGTTTCCGGCTGCTGGCTGTGGCGTCATATTTCCAAATGTACAGAAATAAACGATGTTGATGTTCTCATCTAACTCCAGGCAAGAAACAAAATAGTTGTGGTTCCCaatttgagtgtttttaatgGTTATACAAGctgatttcacttttttttattgactcataatcacataatcacctGTGCAGTGTGTATTTGCATATGCAGGCATTTGGTGgtgatgtcagtgtgtgtgtgtgtgagcatgtatGCTGTAGCCTGTGGGTGCACATGTTTTGTCACTGAGCCAATGTTATTCAGAGCCTCTGGATCGTCTCTGGATCGTTTACATGCAAACCTCGATTGACCCAGTGCCTCTGCTCTGAGGCCGATTGAAATTCACTGATGACATCCAAACACTAAAGTTTCTCTACCACTTGAAGGCAGGATCACTCCTCTTGTCACCTCGCAGTGAGCGACGGTGTCTGATAAACACTTTCAAGTGCTGAattgagaaacaaacacacacacacacccacacacacacacacacacacacacacacacacaggcatgataaaaaaagagacacataAAAACTCTTGTATGCAAATGATCACTTGTTGTgaatcatttatcatttatgtgCTGTATTGAACTATTATCATTGCACGTGCAGAAATTTGTTTTCAACCTGAACTCTCAAAATGTTGCCTTGAGCAAAGACAGTCAATGGCTTAATGTATGCATACACACTAGAGTTAACATTTTCAGTTccagtcagaaaacaaacatgtcagcCGGAATTGTTCACTTTATGTTATTGGATGTTCCCGCTTAAACGCAAAAGAAAAACCAAGCAAGAAGCAACTTTTGCAGCTGAAGGTGAAGAAAGTGAATATTATTCCTGAATATAAAGCACTGATAAGatgcaaattgtgtttttgtagaaGGGTGTCTGAAGGGTGGCAGTCGTTACAAAGGAATGTAATTATCCTCATACATATGGTTATGAGTGTCAGCAGTGGAGGTGTGAATATGTGCTCCTCAACACAATAGAGTATAAGGAAAAATGTGAAAGAAGCAAAACCTGTCATGAACTTAAAAAATGTCTGAAGgatttcccttttcttttgtttacaaAGCCTTGATTCAATATTTCCTGTAGAGAGAAAATGAATCTGACATCATGACACAAACTTCCATCCGTCGTATTTTCCTGAAAAGCTGTTATTAAGAGCATTTTCTACAAAAAGACATCAACCATGTCTCACTAATAAAAGACTTGTCTATGTATGCAGATGTCTTAACAGCTATTGAACAAGGTCACGTATTTTTTGCACCTTTAGCCTTGAAGGGAATAGTTGTTAAGTCCTATTGAGACGGTGATTGCAGCCTTTCCTCTTCGAGAATGCAGCACTTGCACAACGAGGCAGTTTGTTTTCAAGACACTTGCCCAAAGCACAGGGCGAAGGATGACAAATATTGTCACTATGAATCCATTAAGGAAGAAGAAACGGAAGAAAACTCCCTAAATATCCAATATCGTCCAGATTTTTACAATCTAAAACTTGTTTTCACCCTACAGATGCAAGGACAGCTATGTGACGAATGATCCCTGGTTCATTTAAGTTTCTCACTGTGGAATTTCTTCTTGCTATACGAAAGTGAATCGGTTTTTATAATCCACTGATTTCTCAATTTGTCTTACAGCACATTAAACATAAGGCTCCATTCATCAACGCCTCTTTATGTCCTTCATTATCTTGATTTTCACCGGTGTGAACTTTGTTcctgaggggaggaggaggggagtggCTACGTGTCTCAAACAGGTTTATGACTGCCTGTGAGCAAGTTTCGAGCCGGACCATTTTGCATGTCAAAACTGGAATCCACACCCTCCATCTGCAGACTGCTGATCATGTTGAGACACCACCTTCTGTCTTTTGTCTCTTCCAGCCGGCGGACAGTAGCTCCCACCAAATGCTGACATGAACTGAGCACACATAAATCCAAAGAGGGATATACTGGGAGCAGTGGAGAGGATTGACACTAAATGTAAGTTGCTGAGCGCTGGTTAATGGTGTTGTGACTAGCTAGCCGTGCTTTTGAAGCCTCTGCGAAGTGTTCAatggggaggagaggaggctctGTGAGAATTTCAAACACCCCAGTTTTTTAAAAGGAACTCTCCGAacagctggggggggggggggggctcgcGATAAACCTTGTAAATAAGTATACTGTTTGTACACTTATATGATGATGTGCAGTGAAGGTTATCAATAGATATGCCGCTCAATGTTGCTTTTACAGTTTGACATATCTATTTAAATAAGGCACTGCAGAGTCAACGTTGACCTCAAAGGATCCTTGACACTTAAAACTTAATTCAGAAAgtaaatatatgataataatcatcACAGCATAGTCCATACAAGAGCTTATAAAGCTTATCTGAAAAGAGAAAGTAAAGGCTGGCTGCACTTGAGCTTATTTACTGGGAGGGAAAGCTGCATTTCTCACCGGTAAGTGAAGCTCACCTGAAAGTGAAACGATCACGCAAACTTTTAAAGTTtcccagtttgtttttcttcttaccAGACATTCAGATGTGTGATAAAAGATATCATCTCAAAAGTGAAAGGCTCCTGTCTAAAATTCCATAAAATGTCATCTGTCTGACTTCGGTGTATGTTTGCTCGCATCCAGTGAGGTTTCAGAAGATTTAGAATACCAAGCGAAATCACTTGAATAAAGATGCTTTTAATAGAAATAGAGTAAATGAAATCTTATCACTGTCAGCCGTATTCAAAAAAGTTTGGGTTTGTGGCAGAGGTTTTATTTGGTACAGTTTAAAAGTCAATGTTATGTTATCACGATGTACTAAAAAAACATCTTGGCAGGCAGATTGTAGAAGAGTATTTCCATTAATTATGTTAAAATCTGACTTTATTCCACAGTCATGCCATTACTGACAATACTGAGCTCAAATGTAAGCTCTTTAccggtttcttttttttctcaccttaaCTCCGAAGGACAGTACAGGTGCAGCAATAGCATTCACCCTCTGGGCATCGACTGCTACCTGTGAACAGGTTCAGCATCAAATATTAATGAGTCAGCTTTCAAGATGTAGCTTGTTTGAAATTACTTATGTAATAACAGAAATAACAGGTTGATTTTTCATATTACAAAGAAAGTGTTACAGATGGAAGTCGTAACTATAGATCACTGTGGTTTGAATGCAGCATACCAGAAAATAGAGGCCTCTTCGCTGCAGTGGTGACCACAGTCGCAATTTAAACACACTCTAACAATAGGAGGAAACTGTTTAGCTACTAAGAAACAAATAACAACTACTCAGCTAACTGCTAAGTAACAAGTAGTTCCTGAATAACGTAATCTTGTGCCATTTTTGGGTTGATTCCAGAGTTAATCACAATACCTTAGGTTTTATTGACAGCATTCAGACACTAAATGTGGCTTCCATTAAGTTCACATCTCaacacagctgctgctccaatcatctgccccctcaagtggttgccagtttgttgctAGAGCTGGCTAATGCTAACATTGCTGATGCTAGTTAGCTAGTGCCAGTGGTAACTAGCTAAAGCTAGACTCTTTGTACTGACgaaacagagacaccatgtgATAACAACCACACCAAACTATTGTCTGACAAACGGTGATAAAATCTGGAGCCAACCGTCACAATTCttacacagacataaacaaaacaatcattttggacccaACAAACGTTTTGAAATTATTGATTCACAATCTTAATCAGGTTTTTAAGGACATTCTACACCTTTGTACAGGCTTTGTAcatgttttggtatttttttttttcgttacACAGAAATGTTATCAGTATGACCTGATCAGACTCACAGATGTCTGAACATGAATGTGGTTCACTGACAGAGTTTTTATCTGCTCTCATCCAACGTCTCCTTATCTACTGTAAAGTCTGTGATTCAGCGTTACTCAGCAACCGCTTGTTGGCTGTTTATTAATCAGCATGTGGATccggttttgtttttctcaggagCTTGTTCATCTCAAACTTCATGCCAGAAAACTCAGAAGTACTGttgattttaaatgtacaacacaacctttccatGTGTTGTGTTATAGCTTGATTACTTGTTCCCTTTTGTAGATTAACAACAATGACCTTTCCATGTACTACAAGTGCCTCATTAGGCTTAACACCAGAGCCAGTCTTTCAGCATTTTCCACCCACTTGTGTTTGTTCTCTGATCCTCTTATATAATGTCGATCCTTTATATCTCCAACAGGTACGGCTAATACAGTCCACAGAGATGGAGTCCCCAGAGTTCTCTCTGCTGTCGTCCTTGAGGGGAGAGTTTAAATCAGAGGATTACATCCAACCTCACTACAGGGAGCCCTATCGTCTGGCCATCGATTGCCTGGTGAAAGGCGGCAGAGACAGTTACCAGGAGTTCCTAAAGGCAGAACGTTTAGGGAGCTTCCTCTCAGAGGAAGAGCTTCTCTTCATTACTAAAAATGCAGAGCAGCTCCCACCTCAAAATCATTTGGAGGAAGTAAACGGTTCAGCTGACACCCAATCGTCCTCAGGGACATACTGGCCCGTCCACTCGGATGTGGAGACGCCAGATTTGGACTTGGGGTGGCCGGAGGTGATGCATGATAGACTGCAGACAAATATAGATTTGCTCTTTCATCCTGCAAGACAAAACAGCCCCACCATCAAGGAGGTGGTGCGGAAGAATATTCAGGAGGCAAGAAAGGTAATTAAAActacagctgtcagtcaaataAAGCTTTGTTACACTTTGTTACACACTGTCAGACGTTTCTCAATTGGAAGTTAATTTATGCTCTCCTGAAGTATGTTTCTAGAAGTTTTCCCCCTCAAGGTAGCTCCAGAGGGAGTGGCTGTCGGGGGTTGTTGTGGTCAAATCTGGTTTGGCAACCTGTGGACCGAACACAGTGCCATTACGAGGTCATATCGTTCCCATAATGCCTCATTTAGCTCACCAATTGAGTCATGATGAATCATGAACTAGTTTTGCGGCTCAAAATTGTGGTTAGCAATTAGTATTCTGTTTCCTTGTTACAGCTGCACAGGCTTTTAATCAAACAAAAGCacactggggaaaaaaacaaaaacaaactctttttaAAGCTCACAAACAGCGAGTGAAACCGCTCGTCTCCACCCCATGATTGCAACCTGtgcaattaaaatgaaatgcagaGTAAAATGTCACGGGACACAACAGCTGGTATGTTGAATAACTCACTTATATGAACACATTTGTTGGAGGATGCGTACATGATTAAGACTGACTAACACTTGTCAACCTGAGACGCAGACGTCTTAAACCTCCCCACACAACACTGAGGAGGGGTAATTTGTCTCAACAACATGCGAATATAATCGGAAATGAGATCATTAGGAGCTCATTTAATGCTACTCAAACGCGGTGTAACGTTGATGCTTCATAAGATTTcatattgtcttttttgttttgttgaactGTCATTATCCATCACTGAGCCTAGAGTGAAATGAAACAGAGCGAAAAGCCACAAATATAGCAAAAGTGCTCCAGGAGTGACAGAAATATATTCGCCCCAGatttctcattttcttctctGTATTGATCTCCGTGAAAAATCATATCGGCTGCTTTCCCCCGCCTGAAACTTTTCTTGTTATTTACATCACACTGAGGTTCGTTTCTAGCCACCAGAACAACATGATTCGTGTTTATATTATAAATGATAACAGCAACTGAGCTCTTAAATGGGccgtccacagcactctggtctTTTGTCACGTTGAACTGATCTTGATTTATTCACCTCGTCGCTGCAGGTCGTTGCCATCGTGATGGACAAGTTCACCGATGTGGATATATTCAAAGAAGTTGTGGATGCCTCTATACGAGGAGTCCCCGTCTACGTGCTTTTGGATGATTTCCATCTGAAAGGTTTCCTTGCAATGGCTGAAAATCAAGATGTAAAAATTCAGCAACTCAGAGTAAGTATGTGGTGGTTTGGATTTTGTGGTTGTTGCAGCCACAACTTACAAAAATAAGGTTTGACCTCGATGAAATACACTCATTTACTGTGTTGCTTTGAGCTGAGAAGACTGCTCCTACTCTCATGACTGTACACCGAATATGAAGCATCAGCCAGGATACAGGGAGGCTCTGTCCAAGCTTACAAAACTAACACCCTTGCAGCCTCAGCACATaactccctctaaaaccacaacatttcatttttatacgCTACATTTTTGCGAGGACTAAGCAGACAATATGAAACATGTCCATTAGTGAACTTAAGAGGTGGTCATGTGCGCTTTCGACACAGCCGGACAAAGCTAACCAATTGTAGCTTCATATCTAATGACTTGTCAGCGTGCCCTCTGACCCTCTTGCGTTACTGTGGCAAATCTGGAATTACTACAAAGCCATCATGGAGACAGAGACTGAGACAGACCCTTAGAATTCATTCACAATTTCATGCTATCAGTCAATCCATCAAATAGAAAAGAACACTGCTTCATCACCTGGCTACTAGCAGGGCTTTGTAGGCTGCATAGCAACACTCGCTTCTACCCGGCCCGACTGCCACAGTCTGCTGTACAACTTCACTGCTGTGCTTTAGTTACATTTCGGCCGTTATATGCCATCAAATGGGGTAAATGCAACATTGAAGTACATCAAAATGCtgtcatgcacaaatcagcaataacaatgtAACATTAGTTGGCCTTGTTAGCTACTGAGACATCAGCAAACTAGCTGCGGTTGTTTTATGCTCGATCTCCTAACCCTTGGTTTGAGTTTTGCTCCTCAAAGTTTTAATGCCAAACATAATGAAATGTAATAATTGAAGTGATACATGTGCGTAGATCAATGAAACAATGTTAGATTTGGCTAAATTATAAAAGCCAGCAGTGGTTCTACATGAAAAGCAGTTGAGTGGCTGAAAGACCCCGCTGTTATTGCTGAGCTGCATCAAATGACCTGGGTCATTAAAAGAAGTTGGGATTCCCATTATTCATACGAATGCTGGGCACAGTCTTTCAAACATACACTCTGTGAGAACTTATTTCATAACCctgtttctcctgttttctAGGTGGAGTCATAATTATTAATCTGGCAGATgctaaagataaaaacacaccCTTTGAATTCCTATTACTgtcagtagcagcagcagcagcagcaacaaaagcaacaacTCTTGGACTCTGCACAGTTAAATCATTCAGGATGATGTATAAATGTGCAGTACATCTGTCCTCTGATGTTTTATGATTGACATGCCCTCTGATCACCTTCTGCTGTAAGATTTAACAGTGACACATCTTTTGTGACATTTCCCTTTCTCTGCTCTGACCACAGAACATGAGGGTGCGCACTGTGAAGGGTCAGAGTTACCTCTGCCGATCAGGAGCTAAATTTCACGGAGCAATGGACCAGAAGTTTCTCTTAGTCGACTGCCACACAGCAATCTATGGCTCGTACAGGTAAataacactgcagcacaagagGGGCTGTGACCACTAAGGGGGAAAAACGAATGCATTCACAAAGCAAAGCACCACATATACTGTCACTCTCCTCAGAATTGCTGTAATTATTTCTTATTGATGTCTTTTGAAGCAGTTGGCGGCTAAACTGTGTTTATGAATGTGAACAACAGGTTTCTGGAAAATGTGACAGCTGTCGAAatgcagacacaaaacaactctTTACACAAACTCTTAAATCATTGTCGTGTTTTTGCTTTGTGCCTGTAGTTCTGTGCCACCGCTGGATGACAAGTAAACTTTAAACCTTAATACTTTGAAGAGTaaggagacaaaacaaacttcTGGCACTAATGCGTGGAGCAGCAACAAAAGTAACTGTATTAGAATGTGTTGTATCACACGATGCTCTGTTTTCTCCACATTAAATTCATAATTGATTCtggttttttttgcagcttCACTTGGTCGTATGAGAAGATCCATCTGAGCATGGTGCAGGTCATCAAAGGACATCTGGTGAAGTGCTACGACGAGGAGTTTCGAACGCTCTTTGCCAGGTCGAGTGTGCCGGCTGAACTGTGCCCCCCGGAGGGTTTGTTCCAACGCAGCGGGCCAAACGGGCAACAGATTTTACCAAACTCTGCACCAAAAATTGAGCGCAGCGACCAGTTGAGGCACACTCTGGACACGGTCTACAGGAAGACTTGTGAGAGGAGACTGGGCACAAGAGACCCTGAGGAGAGGCTCTTTGAGGAGGACCCTCACAAGCTTGGGCCCTGGATGGAGAATGGGATCGGTGTTCACAACCAGATGTCCCCCCAGTTTCAGTCTACAGAGGCGATGAACTACTTGAAAAGGCACAGCTATGCTGGAGAGAGACAAGATGGATGCCTGCCGCAGAACATCAGGCCAAGAGCGAGCAACTGGAATATCTCTAAGGACACAGGGATAGCACCAAACAACTACTTCCAGATGGGACAGAATAGAGGTCAGAACATACATCAGACATACAACTGCAACGACAAACAGGTTCAGTCCATGCAGCCGAACATGCCAACACTGGAGAATACTTCCAAGTCATTCATGCGCTCACTGAGAATTGAGTCCTACCTCAACAACCCTGACGTCCCAATTGGAGACTCTTGTGACTATTTAGACCAGTTTGACCCACTGGACAAAGTCGGCAGCTTCATGCAGGGAAGAATGAGGTCTTCCCTTGTTCTCAGGTCCACCATCCCAGAGCAAATGGAGCCAAACAGACATGGTCTCAACTCCTCAGGAGCACCGAACGCACCTTTGCACTACTCATCCATGCAGTGGAGTCCGACTGCAGCAGCCGAAAACAGAATGAGCAACGAGGAGTTCATGTTAAAGAGGCAAAGTCTCCAGATTTTGGATGATGGTCAGAATAACACAGGTTACGGTCCAGCT includes:
- the fam83b gene encoding protein FAM83B, with product MESPEFSLLSSLRGEFKSEDYIQPHYREPYRLAIDCLVKGGRDSYQEFLKAERLGSFLSEEELLFITKNAEQLPPQNHLEEVNGSADTQSSSGTYWPVHSDVETPDLDLGWPEVMHDRLQTNIDLLFHPARQNSPTIKEVVRKNIQEARKVVAIVMDKFTDVDIFKEVVDASIRGVPVYVLLDDFHLKGFLAMAENQDVKIQQLRNMRVRTVKGQSYLCRSGAKFHGAMDQKFLLVDCHTAIYGSYSFTWSYEKIHLSMVQVIKGHLVKCYDEEFRTLFARSSVPAELCPPEGLFQRSGPNGQQILPNSAPKIERSDQLRHTLDTVYRKTCERRLGTRDPEERLFEEDPHKLGPWMENGIGVHNQMSPQFQSTEAMNYLKRHSYAGERQDGCLPQNIRPRASNWNISKDTGIAPNNYFQMGQNRGQNIHQTYNCNDKQVQSMQPNMPTLENTSKSFMRSLRIESYLNNPDVPIGDSCDYLDQFDPLDKVGSFMQGRMRSSLVLRSTIPEQMEPNRHGLNSSGAPNAPLHYSSMQWSPTAAAENRMSNEEFMLKRQSLQILDDGQNNTGYGPARNSYQAMYTSLGRPKGGHMMTNPDILTDSWQKRHSVADPRSNTEYAHDSPGHLYGAYGRMQVNRSTAGINALNGGFGTNLNEDLRSISHYDVKSITGPKSPSSPIWQEPPTRTVSTAALAENDKDPTAKSSHMGSQHFLKKSTKKIKSLLNIPEKKEDSVSAMEALSMKSSTSTDTLTAEDEERTSDRRGNLCQRTTITARSSSERQRSRIDDHYFQSSKPRFGMEEHQNQSQRKTVKPSILDPSHRPGIEAASRSTDRGGDKRIYSRYESLYSTEKKQSIHPAHSFGSTRSQEKNTGLPKGEASIEHNLTRTARGHHENKLEKFFHRMGNLITKTK